In Candidatus Dormiibacterota bacterium, the following are encoded in one genomic region:
- a CDS encoding S24 family peptidase, which translates to MEPETWMEPDGLGLLDDRMFVARAVGRSMEPAIHDRDFVVFRSNPVGTRQNKIVLAQYRRPADPETGGSFSVKKYSSGKRPDPETDWRHTRIMLSPLNREYQPIVIPGNQAEHFQILAELVAVLGR; encoded by the coding sequence GTGGAGCCTGAGACGTGGATGGAGCCGGACGGTCTGGGGCTGCTCGACGATCGTATGTTCGTGGCGCGCGCCGTCGGTCGGTCCATGGAGCCCGCCATCCACGACCGAGACTTCGTCGTGTTCCGGAGCAACCCGGTCGGGACGCGCCAGAACAAGATCGTGCTCGCGCAGTACCGGAGGCCGGCTGACCCCGAGACTGGAGGATCCTTCTCGGTGAAGAAGTACTCGTCGGGGAAGCGGCCCGATCCAGAGACGGACTGGCGCCACACCCGAATCATGTTGTCGCCGCTCAACCGCGAGTACCAACCGATCGTGATTCCGGGGAATCAGGCGGAGCATTTCCAGATCCTCGCAGAGCTTGTGGCCGTGCTCGGAAGATAG